CAATTCCAAGTACTCAAAGCCTGCCCCACAGCGAGGCTGGCCGTGCGCTGGCCGGCGGGCGTTTAAGCAAATTGGTATTCCATGGATGAGACGATCAGGCGCAGCATGGCCGCAACCTTTTCGGTGGATTCGCCGTTGCCTTTGCCGGTGTCCAGTCCACCACCGGATTCAGCATGGCGCAACAGCGCGGCGCGGGTATCGTCGCTCACCTCAAGCGCGCCTACCCCGTCCAGGCAGCGGTCGACGAATTCCTGTGCGCTGACCGAACCGGGGTCGGAGCCGTGGTTGCACACGCCCTGGACGACCTCGCGAACGCCGGGCCGCGAGGCGTCCGACATCAGGTCGGCGGCAAAGTTGACGCGTTCGCTTAAAGTCCCGCCGTCTATCCACTCCTTGCCGGTATGCCAGCCTTCGACGGTCGGAGGGTTCAACACCCACTGACCCATGACCGCGGCCGCGTCAACCAGATCGAGCAACCCGGGTTCGGGAAAGCGTTGATCGCCGGCCAGACGGGCGGTGCCGACGACGTATTCGATCGGACTCTTGACCTTGCGTTGCCGGGCCTGCTTGAAGAAGTCCGAATTGAGCAACACCCGCATAACCGACCGGATGTCCCCGCCGGAAACCTCGAACGCGTCGGTCAGCATCGCCATCGCCTCCGGGTCCTGGGGCGGCACGGTCTGCCAGGCCGGTACCTGCGGCTCGTCGGCCACGAAGAAGTTGTAAAGGTGCCGGCAGATGAACCGGGCGGTGGCCGGCTGGCGGACGATGATGGCAATTATGTCTTGTCCGTTGAACCGTCCGGTGTGGCCGAGGAAGGTCTTTTCGCCGTCATCGTGATCGTCCGCGCGGTAGACGAACCGGGTGGGGTAGTGTCCGTAGGGATAGAGGGGAATCGGCTGCTCGAAAGTCCAGCCGGTGAACGCCCGCGAGGCCTCTTTGATGTCGGTCTCGGTGTAGTTGCCGACACCCATCGAGAAAAGTTCGAGCAACTCGCGCCCGTAGTTCTCGTTGATGGCGCCGTTGTGGTTTTCCTGGTTGTCAAGCCAGTCGATCATGGCCGGGTCGCGCGAGAGGTCCAGCAGGATCTGGTCGAATCGGCCGAGCCCGTTGTCGCGGAAGGTGTTGATCTGTTCGACCATGGCGGGGACGAATTCGTTCTTGTGCCAGCCGGTGGCGAACACGTGGTGCCAGAAGAGCGCCATCTTCTCCTGCAGCGGCCGCCGGGTGTTGATCATCCGGTACATCCAGGCCCCGCCGAAGGTCGAAATCGATTCCCAGCTCCGCAGGTTGGGATAGTAGCGCTTGAGGACGTCATCCTCGATGTCCGGAAAACGCTCGGGATTGACCAGGTCTTCCACCACGGCTTCGTAACCGCGGTCGGCCAGTTCCGCCAGCTCGGACCGGGTCGCTCCGAATCCGGCGCGCCGCATCAGGTGCGCTAGCAGCGCGACATCGCTACTCGACACCGCACATCCTCAGAAAGTGTCTTTCGACAGGTTGGAAAAAGCTTATTGGCGCCCGGAGGCGGTGTCAAGTTTGGGCGGTCCTATCCGGGCACCTAGGGGCGGTCGGCGCGGTGACCGCAATTGCCGCAAACCTAGGTCGCCGCCAGCTCCGCCGCGTTGCCCAGAACCCGGTAACCATAGTTTTCTGCGGTGCGTTCGCGGGGCGGCAAGACTTCGACCACGCTCCGTGAAAGCCCGACTACTTCGCCGTCGGAATCGAAGCTGTAGCCATCGCCGATCGCACCGCTCCAGGTGATCTCGTAGAGGCAATCGCGAAATCCGTCGGCGTCCTGATCGTCGCCGGTCCGACGCAAGCACTCGGCGGCAATATTGACGGTGTCGTAGGCCGACCCCAGGTGCCAGGGCAGGGTTATGTACTCGTAGCGCTCGCGAAATCGGGCCAGCAGGTCCTGGGCCGTCTCGTTTTCTGGGTCGGGGGCGGCGGTTATGGCCTTGACGCCGGTTGCCGCGTCACCGGCGATTTCAAGCGCCGTGGCCCCGACCGAAACTGTTTCGGCGTAGATCGGCCCGGCGAATCCCAATTCGCGGGCCTGCTTGATGATTGTGCCGCCGGCAAATTCCGACTGCGGAGACACGTGCAGGGCGTCCGGGCCGGCATCGAACAGCTTGGTCAACTGGGTTCTGAAGTCAGTCGTGTCCGGAGCGAACCGCTCGGCGGCCACGATGCTCCCGCCGTGCTGCTCGAAGCGCTCCGCCGTTACCCGGCGAATTCCGGCGGCGTAATCGGTTTCTTCGGAAATCATCGCCAACCGCCGGATGCCATCCGACCACAGGATGTCCCCGGTGCTGTGGCCGACCTCGATGTCGCTGATCTGAGTCCGGAATATGTAGTCGCCGGCGTTGGCGATGTCGGGGTTCGATGCCAGGCCCGAGAACAGGATCACCCCGTCGCGCTCGGCCAGCGGCGCGACCCCCAGCATGGCGCCGCTGCACGAGGTACCGAGGATGATCTGCACGCCCTCGACGTCGGTGAGTTTGTTGTAGGCGTTGATCGCGTCCTGGGCGTTGCACTTGGAGTCCTCGACCACCAGCTCCAGCGGGCGCCCGTCGATGCCGCCAGCGGCGTTGATGTCTTCCACCGCCAATGTCTTGGACTGTATCGCCACCGTCCCGTAGGTCTCCCCGGCGCCGGTCAGCGATTCCATCACGCCGATCCGGAAAGCCGGCGACTCAGCCGCATCCGGATCGCAGCCCACCAGAACTGTCAGCATCAGCGTCAGCGCCACCACCCAAGCGCAATGCCGCAACGCTGGCGCCCAACGAATGGGAATCCCTGCGTGCGCCGCGCACGTTTGCCGGACCGACAGTCCGAGGATTTCGTGCCGGAAGTTGAACGTATTCCGCGCGCCCAAGGAGCCCTCCGCTGCCGGTAGCAGACAAGTATTAAACACCCGTGTAATAGGGTAACTGCGGCGGGTTGACGCGGGTGGACCAGCCCCGTTCGCATTCCTGAATTGGGCCGGGTTGGCGACGGGCGGCCAGCAACGGATCGCGCAGCGAATGCAGTCGGCCGGTACGTTAGCAGGAGAAAATCTTGCCGCGACCGCAATGCGGGCCCGCATCCAGCGGATGCCACGGCCGATGCGGTTCCGCGAGCAACAACCGCAATTGATTGAGGCGCGATGGCAACTCAATGGATCATCGCGCCGTTCGGAGCCTACTTCCTGCTCCTGATCGGGATCGCGGTGTTGCGGGCGCGGCGGATGCGCAATATGTCCGATTACGTGCTGGGGGCACGGCGCCTGGGCAGCTTCACGACTGCCCTGAGCGCCGGTTCGTCGACCACCAGCGCCTGGACTATGCTCTCGCTCCCGGCGCTTGCCTACGTCGGCGGGGCAGTCGCCTGGTGGATACCGGCGAGCGCGGTTATTGGAATCTGGTTGAGCTGGTCGCTGCTGGCCAAGCGGTTGCGCCGCTACACCGTCGAGGCGCGCGATGCGCTCACCATTCCAGAGTTTTTCGAGACTCGCTTCGACGACCGCTCGGGGGCGCTTAGAACCCTGGCATCGCTGGTCACCATCCTGTTCGTGGTCTTCTACATAAGTTCCGGGCTGGTGGGGGGTTCGAAACTGCTCGAAACCATCTTTGGCATCGAACCTATTGCCGGCGTCGTATTGACCCTGGCCGCGGTGGGCTCCTACACCCTCATCGGCGGATATCTGGCGGTTTCACGGACTGATGTTTTCCAAGCCCTGCTGATGCTGGCCAGTCTCCTGCTGATCGCGGTGACGCTGGCACTGAACCTCTCCCCCGCCATCGGGGCCGAGGGCCGGACCGGGTTCTGGAACCCGTTCAGCGATGTTGACGGTGAAATACTGACGCCCTTGTTCTTCCTGTCCACCGCCGGTTGGGCATTGGGGGCATTCGGTGCCCAGCGGATTCTGCAGCGATTCATGGCCCTGGAAAGCCGCGCCCGGGTTGAAGGCAGCCGCAACATCTCCATCGTTTGGCTCATCGCCGTATACGGTCTGGCCCTGGCGGTCGGCCTGATGGCCCATTCCGCCCTCGCCGACGCCGGCCTGCTCGATCAGCTCGGGGACTCAGAGCGCGTCTACTTGGTAGTTTCGGAGTACTTTTTCCATCCCGCGGTCGCCGGCCTGCTGTTGACGGCGGTGATCGCGGCAGTCATGAGCACCGCCGATTCGCAGCTGCTGCTGGCCTCGGCGGTCGCGACCGGGGACCTCCCCGGGATCCGTGAATATGCCGCTCGCATCCAGGAAAAATCGCGTGTTTGGCTGGGCCGGGCGCTGCTGGTGGTCATCGGCTGCGTGGGAGCAGCCATCCCGATCCTGCATCCGGAATCGATCTTCGAATTCGTCAGCTACGCCTGGGGTGGGATGGGGGCAGCGTTCGGGCCGGTCACGATCCTGGCCCTCTACTGGCGGCGCTTCAATCGCTGGGGCGCGATCATTTCGATCCTGTCAGGGACCCTGGTGGCCTCCATCTGGGCGCTGCAAAGCGGTGGTCCGGGGGGCATCTGGGACGTACAACCGGCCACGCCGGGATTCATTGTTGCGATGCTGGCCGGGGTTGTAGCCTGTCTCCTGACCGCCCCGCCCTCGGACCGGGTGCTCAATCTATTCGACCGCGCCACCGGCGCAACAACCTGATTCGACTGGCATGAATCGCGCCGGGCCCGGAAAGATCTTGCTGGCCGGGGGTCTTGTATGAATCCGGGTCCACCGAATCGCCGTTTCGCAAACCGGGCCGCAGCAGGGCTATTCGCGTCAACTCGCGAGCGCCGCATGTGGTACCTGGTGCTAGCGGTGATTGCGGCGATCTTCGCGACCCTGGGGTTTGGTGGCTGGTTGGCCGGGGAGCTGGCCGCCGCCGGGTTGCTCGAGGCGGCCGCGGCGTTCATATTCCTGGCCGGCATGATCCTGGTTGCCGCCACCGTTCTCGTCCAGGGCCTGAACCAAAGGCCGAGCGGTCTAAACCTGGTAATCGCGGTCGGGGCGACCGCCATGCTGCTGATGCTGTTCCTGCGCACCGCGGTGCTGGCGGAACGCTCGCACCTTGTGGAATACGCGGTCCTGGGTGCATTCGTCTATGCCGCGCTGGCCGAACGGGTCGCCGGGGGCCGCCGGGTGCCCTTCGCCTGGCTCTGGGCGCTCGTGCTCACCACCCTGGTCGGGACGCTCGACGAGTTGGTGCAGCTGTTTATCCCTGGCCGCCATTTCGATCCGGTCGACATCCTGTTTAATTTCCTGGCCGCGACGTTTGCCATCGCGGGCCGCGCCGGCATCGGCTGGACCCACCGCCGCATCGGACGGAAATCTGGTCCCTAGTCCGCGGGAGAGAGTGCCCGCGCCGCGGCCGATTCCGGAAAATTTTGGTGACCCGACGGGCATGATTGGCCGGTTTGCAGATTTGGGAGGTTGATCAGTGGGCGGCAGATGGTCCAGTCGCTGGACGGCTGCGGACATCCCCGAACTGAATGGGCGGATCGCCCTGGTGACCGGGGCCAGCAGCGGGACCGGATACGCCGCCGCGGTCGAACTGGCCCGGCAGGGGGCCGAGACGATCTTGGCCTGTCGCTCGCCCGAACGGGGCGGGGCCGCCCTGGCCGGGTTGCAGGCATCGGTGCCGGGAGCGCGCGCCAAGTTGATGGATCTCGACCTGGCCTGCCTGGAGTCGATCGCCGGTTTCGCCGACGAATTCCAGCGACGTCATTCAAGTCTCGACATCCTGGTCAACAACGCCGGAGTAATGGCCGCGCCCTACCTGCGGACCCGCGACGGGTTCGAGCTCCACGTCGGGATCAACCACCTGGGCCACTTTGCCCTGACCGGACGTTTGCTCGGCATGATCGCCGGAACCCCCGGGTCGCGTATCGTGACGGTGAGCAGCCTGATGCACCGTTTCGGGCGGATCGATCGCGAAGGGCTGATGCACTCCGAAGCCAACTACTCCACCTGGGGCGCGTACGCGCGCTCGAAGCTCTACAACCTGCTGTTCGCCTATCACCTGGAGCGCCTTTTCAGCCGGGCCGGGATCGACGCCGCTTCGCTGGCCGCCCATCCCGGCTACACGGCGACGAATCTCGGCAGCCGGTTCGGGCGAAGGCGCCCGCGCTGGCGACAGTGGCTGCGAAGCAGGCTGATCCAGGGACCGCCGATGGGGGCCCTCCCGATACTGCGCGCGGCCACCGCGCTGGAAGCGGTCGGCGGGCAGTATTACGGCCCGCGGGGCCTCTTCGGCGAACGCGGGCACCCGGTCCTGGTTTCGTCTTCACGGCTGTCCCGCAGCGAGCCGCATGCGCAACGGGTCTGGGAGATGTCGGCGCAGTTGACCGGCGTCGAATTCGCCGGTTTGCACGCGGATCGGGACGTGTGAATGGTGACCGCTCGGGTTCGGACTGGTAAAGAACCCTCGGCAGCGCAACCGGTCGGCGCCGACGGCGGCCGCCGATGAGGTTTGCCTTGCTCGGGCTCTCGCACGAGACCAACACCTTCTCGTCAGTGCCGGCCGACTACGCCGCGTTCGAGCGGGAGGGGATTCTGCGCCACGGCCAGATCGTGGAGAAATTCGGGCGATCGCAGGCCACCCTGGCCGGATTTCTTGAAGCCGGCCGGGAGCTCGGGTTCGAAGCTGTCCCGTTGCTGCACGCCCGCACCGGCCCGATCGGACTAATCACCAAGGACGCGTTCGACCGGATAGTCGGCGAAATGATCGACATGCTGAGCGACGGGGGTCCCTGGGACGGCGTTTTGCTGGCCAATCACGGCGCGGCGGTTTCGGAGGAATACCCCGACGTGGACGGCGAAATCGCGGCCCGGGTCCGCAACGTGGTCGGTCCGCAAACCCCGGTCGGGATGGCCCTCGACATGCACGGAAACATCTCGCCGGCGACGATCCGGGCAACCGACGTCGTGACCATCTATCGCACCAATCCGCACCTCGACGCCCTTCAGCGAGGCTTCGAGTGCGCCGAATTGATTTACCGAACCGCCAATGGCGAGATCCGGCCCCGGCAGTGGCTTGAAACGCCCCCGCTGGTCATCAACATCGTGCGCCAGTTCACCGGCGAAGAACCCATGCGGGGGCTGGTCGAAGACAGCCTGGCGGTCCAGTCCGAGCCCGGAGTTCTGTCGACTTCGATCGCCGAAGGCTATCCCTACGCCGACGTGGCGGAAATGGGGATGTCATTCCTGGTCGTGTCCGACGGCGATCCGGGCCTGGCCCGCCGGCGGTGTACCTGGATGGCTAAACGCGCCTGGGAACGTCGGGCCGAAATGGACGCGAAAATACCCGGCATCGATGAAGCGCTTGCGATTGCCGCCAGCCACCGACCGGACGACCGCGCGACCGGCCCGGTGGTCTTGATGGACGTAGGCGACAACATCGGCGGGGGATCGTCGGCCGATTCGACCCACATACTGAGCCGGGCGCAGCAACTGGGGATCCGCGGCCTGCTGCAGACCCTTTACGATCCTGTCGCGGTGCAGGCCTGCCTGGTCGCCGGCGTGGACAGCAAGGTCGATCTGATGGTCGGCGGCAAGACCGACGGATTGCACGGCGCCCCCGTTTCGGTCAGCGCCAGGGTCGTCGGGATTTCGGATGGCAAGTACGAGGACAGTGGTCCCACCCATGCTGGCTACCGGTTCTTTGATTCCGGCACGACCGCGGTGCTCGAAACCTCCGACGGACACACCCTGGTGCTGACCAGCCACCGGGACGGCAATACGTCCCGCGAGCAGATGTACGCGGTCGGCATCCGGCCGGAGGAGTACCGCATAGTGGTGGCCAAAGGAGTCGTTTCGCCGCGACCCGCTTATGAACCGATCGCATCGCGGATAGTCCTGGTCAATACGCCCGGGCTCACCAGCGCCGACCTCTCAACATTCGATTACTGTCGTCGGCGCCGGCCGCTATATCCCTTCGAGCCGGAGGCGCAGTACCGACCGACCTGACCTGGAAGGCGCCTGGGCAGAAACAGTCCGCCGCGTGGCGGACATGAACCGCCGGCGCTTACCGGCCGCGATCGGTTCAGTGGCAGCCCGCTCTGCTCGATTCGCCGTTTCCGGTCAATCCGTCTTCGCTGAGAATGCTCTCGATTTCGCCGGGCAGACCGAGCGCCGGGTTGTTTTGGAAGAAACCGTCCGGCTTGAGCATGAAGCCGATCTTGTGCGCCGGCATGACCGGCCATTCCTCGGTGCGCGGGATGTGCGTGTGGCCGAACGTGTACCAGACGACAAGGTCGGTATTGGCAAGCGGGCGGTCCTTGCCCGACCACCTGGCGAGCCCGGCATCGCCGGGCCGCTGGTTCGGGTAGTCGCCAGCCGCAAACCGTTCGGCCGGATCGTAGGCGGTCACCCACAGATGGTGCCGCAGGAATCCGGCCCGCCGTGAAACCGCCGCCGCCTCATGGGCCAGTGGAACCGAATTCTCGCCCGGAACCAGGCGGTAACCGGTCGGCTGTCCGGTGCGGTTCCGGGTGTTGGGGTTGACGATCTGCCAGTAGCGACTGGCCGAGGGATCGCAGCGTCGGCGTGCAACCGCTTCCGATTCGAGGGACTTGGGTCGGGCGACGAAGGCGTTCAGATGGGGGTTGCCCTCGCCCGGCGGCAGGCCGACCGCATCCACCTCCAGGACGCTGTTGCCCGGCCCGTCGACGTCCAGGTCCATCCGGACGTTGAAGAAGTGCTGGTGCACGGTGGCGCTGAGGCGGGGCGCCACTTCCACGCCGTGCATCGGGCGTTCACCCGGCGCCAGCGCCGTGACGCTCGGTATACCGGTGAGTTTTACTTCGAGTTCCAGGGATCCGTCCTGGCCAAAGATCCAGTAGAAGCCATATTCGTAGATCCCGACGGTGGTTATGAACGAGACCACCAGCCGGCGCGATCTGCGGACTTCCACGTCGCCGGTGCGCCAATCGGTGTGCTTCCAGAGGATGCCGTCATCCTCCTCGTGCAGGCATATCGCGTTCTTTATCGTCCTGGGGTTGCCGGAGGAGTCGACCATGTGGGCGTCGAGATAGCGAATCTCGCCCAGGCAATCGCAACCCAGGGCCAGCGAATTCGCGGTCACACCGATCCCGTATTCGCCCACGTCGAATGCGTTCTTGCGGTAGCTGGTGATGCCGGGGTCGCCGTAGGGCACCAGCATTTCCGAGACCGCGGCGCGGTAAAGGATCGGTCGCAGACCGGCGCCATCCTCGTATCCAACCGTGTGCAGGACAAGCCCCTCGCGGGCGTTGAATCCGATCCGGAACCGCCATCCCTGCCAGCGGATTTCCCGGCCGCAGATGGTAAATCCCGGCCCCTGCGGTTGGGTTATCTGGAGCGGGCTGGGCGCCGGGCGCGTCGGGGCAACGTAGCGACCGGTCCAATTGGCCGGTTCCGGCGGGAGCGGGACCGCCCCGTGGTCCTCCACCCGGACGACCTCCATCCGATTCAGGTCAATGATCGTCAGAAGGTTTTCGATCGGGCGGGCGTAACCGTTGTCGTGCGACTCCGCCCGCGCGTAGGCCAGCGCCCGGACCAGCCTTCGGCCCTTATCGCCGGCGGGTTCGTCGCCGTAATGGCCGGCCGACCACGGATCGAGCATCACCAGGTCGGGATCGCTCACGCCGCGTTTATTGATTGCGGCCAGAAACTCCGGGCAATTGCGCGCCACCCGTTGGCATTCGGCGGCCTCGTCCGGGGTAATCGCCGGTTGCACCCCCTCGATCACCCGCCAGCTTGCGATTTCCGCACGGTTAAGGCAGACCATGACTTCGACGCAATCCCCGCTTTCGCGATCCAGCAGCACCGCGCTCGCCTGGCGATCGCAGTCCGCGCCCGGATCGTAGGCAAGCACTTCGGCCTTCGGAGGTTCGCGCACTTCGACGCTTATGAACCGCGGCGCTTTCGGGGCGCGAGCGTCGACACGGATCAGGCCCACCACCGCGTCAATCTCCACGGTAGTGAGCGGATCCAGCGGGTGAACGCCGGCGGTTGCGGCGTCTAAGCGACGCGTGGGGTTGGAAATGCTCATGTCTTCGTCGATTCGATTCCCCGCCGCAGGTCCCGGGCGGCTGCCTAACCAAGCGCGCTCGGCGCTGGTCCGAGTCAATTATTTGCTGGCAGAGCGGGGAACGCTGGCGGTTCCCTCGCCGCCCAGATGTCTGGGCCGTGGAAGAATCTGCCCGTGAACAGTCCGGACGCGGAGTCATGCATGAATCAGGGCCCGAAGATTACCGCCGTGGAGATCACCTCGTTTGAATTCCACCTGAACCAGATGGGACGCGACCACAACGGCTTCAACCTGGTATTTGAGCCCGGCGGGAAGCTGCGGCAGGAAGGCAGCATCCTGCAAATCCACACCGACCAGGGCGTCAGCGGCGAATTCCCGATCGGCGCCGGGCCGGCCGAATCACAGGTCCGGATGTGCGCAAATTACCTGATCGGTAAGGATGCGACCGCGCGCGAACAGATCTACAACGATCTCAAGCGCGGACTGCGGCACTTCGACAAGCTGGCGGTGGGCGTGATCGACATCTGCCTCTGGGACATCGCCGGAAAACTTTACGGCGAACCGCTGTACCGGCTGCTCGGCGGGAGCCGGCGCCCGCTGCCGGCATACGCCTCCACCCTGCACGGTGACGAGAACGGCGGGCTATCTGATCCGCAGCAGTTTGCCGAGTTCGCCGTTCAGTGTCGCGAGATGGGTTATCCGGCATTCAAGATCCACGGCTGGGGCCTGGCCGCAAGGCACATAAAGCGCGAGATCGACAACATTCTGGCCGTGCGCGCCGCAGTCGGACCGGACTTGGAGCTGATGCTGGACCCGGCCTGCGAGATCGACACGTTCGGGCAGGCGCTCGCGGTCGGTAGGGCCTGCGACGAAGCCGATTTCTTCTGGTACGAGGACCCATTCAAGGATGGCGGCGTATCGGCGTTCGCGCACCGCAAGCTGCGGCAGCTGCTCAGCACTCCGATCCTGCAAACCGAGCACGTGCGCCTCCTGGAACAGCACGTCGACTTCATCCTGGCCGAGGGGACCGACTACGTGCGGGCCGGGGCACACGAGGACGGCGGCATTACCGGCGCGCTCAAGATCGCTCACGCCGCCGAGGGATTCGGCCTGGACGTCGAATTCCACGGTCCGGGGCCGGTCCACCGGCACCTGATGTCGGCGATTCGCAACACCAACTACTACGAATTGGGCCTGGTGCACCCCCGTGTTCCGACCACCAGGGCGTCGGTCTACCTGGACTACAACGACGATCTGGACGGGATCGATTCGGACGGAAACGTGTATGCCCCGCAGGAACCCGGGATCGGAGTCCAAATCGACTGGGACTGGATCGGCGCACACCGGACCGGCCACTGGCGGATCGACTAGGCCACGGCGCAGGCCGATGGCGACCCGAGCCCGCCCGCGCGGAGCCGGCGTCGGCGGTAAGTCCCGGGGGCTATCTGATTAGAAATCGCAGCGCATGGGCCGGTGAATCCGGCAGCGGAACCGACGGCCGGAGCAGGAGGCGTCCGTCGTCGTAGCTGGCCGGCGCCGCGGCGCTCGACCCGAGCAGGGTCGCGTGCCGCAGCCGTCCGGGCAGGTCCAGCCGCAGGCTGATTCCGTCCGGGCCGGGCCGGCCGAGCACGATCGCGTAAACGGCATCGCCCTTGGCGGTGAAGCGGACTGGCATACCGTCTTCGGTTTCGCC
The Chloroflexota bacterium genome window above contains:
- a CDS encoding M81 family metallopeptidase, giving the protein MRFALLGLSHETNTFSSVPADYAAFEREGILRHGQIVEKFGRSQATLAGFLEAGRELGFEAVPLLHARTGPIGLITKDAFDRIVGEMIDMLSDGGPWDGVLLANHGAAVSEEYPDVDGEIAARVRNVVGPQTPVGMALDMHGNISPATIRATDVVTIYRTNPHLDALQRGFECAELIYRTANGEIRPRQWLETPPLVINIVRQFTGEEPMRGLVEDSLAVQSEPGVLSTSIAEGYPYADVAEMGMSFLVVSDGDPGLARRRCTWMAKRAWERRAEMDAKIPGIDEALAIAASHRPDDRATGPVVLMDVGDNIGGGSSADSTHILSRAQQLGIRGLLQTLYDPVAVQACLVAGVDSKVDLMVGGKTDGLHGAPVSVSARVVGISDGKYEDSGPTHAGYRFFDSGTTAVLETSDGHTLVLTSHRDGNTSREQMYAVGIRPEEYRIVVAKGVVSPRPAYEPIASRIVLVNTPGLTSADLSTFDYCRRRRPLYPFEPEAQYRPT
- a CDS encoding SDR family NAD(P)-dependent oxidoreductase → MGGRWSSRWTAADIPELNGRIALVTGASSGTGYAAAVELARQGAETILACRSPERGGAALAGLQASVPGARAKLMDLDLACLESIAGFADEFQRRHSSLDILVNNAGVMAAPYLRTRDGFELHVGINHLGHFALTGRLLGMIAGTPGSRIVTVSSLMHRFGRIDREGLMHSEANYSTWGAYARSKLYNLLFAYHLERLFSRAGIDAASLAAHPGYTATNLGSRFGRRRPRWRQWLRSRLIQGPPMGALPILRAATALEAVGGQYYGPRGLFGERGHPVLVSSSRLSRSEPHAQRVWEMSAQLTGVEFAGLHADRDV
- a CDS encoding primary-amine oxidase; its protein translation is MSISNPTRRLDAATAGVHPLDPLTTVEIDAVVGLIRVDARAPKAPRFISVEVREPPKAEVLAYDPGADCDRQASAVLLDRESGDCVEVMVCLNRAEIASWRVIEGVQPAITPDEAAECQRVARNCPEFLAAINKRGVSDPDLVMLDPWSAGHYGDEPAGDKGRRLVRALAYARAESHDNGYARPIENLLTIIDLNRMEVVRVEDHGAVPLPPEPANWTGRYVAPTRPAPSPLQITQPQGPGFTICGREIRWQGWRFRIGFNAREGLVLHTVGYEDGAGLRPILYRAAVSEMLVPYGDPGITSYRKNAFDVGEYGIGVTANSLALGCDCLGEIRYLDAHMVDSSGNPRTIKNAICLHEEDDGILWKHTDWRTGDVEVRRSRRLVVSFITTVGIYEYGFYWIFGQDGSLELEVKLTGIPSVTALAPGERPMHGVEVAPRLSATVHQHFFNVRMDLDVDGPGNSVLEVDAVGLPPGEGNPHLNAFVARPKSLESEAVARRRCDPSASRYWQIVNPNTRNRTGQPTGYRLVPGENSVPLAHEAAAVSRRAGFLRHHLWVTAYDPAERFAAGDYPNQRPGDAGLARWSGKDRPLANTDLVVWYTFGHTHIPRTEEWPVMPAHKIGFMLKPDGFFQNNPALGLPGEIESILSEDGLTGNGESSRAGCH
- a CDS encoding VanZ family protein, translated to MNPGPPNRRFANRAAAGLFASTRERRMWYLVLAVIAAIFATLGFGGWLAGELAAAGLLEAAAAFIFLAGMILVAATVLVQGLNQRPSGLNLVIAVGATAMLLMLFLRTAVLAERSHLVEYAVLGAFVYAALAERVAGGRRVPFAWLWALVLTTLVGTLDELVQLFIPGRHFDPVDILFNFLAATFAIAGRAGIGWTHRRIGRKSGP
- a CDS encoding ABC transporter substrate-binding protein; its protein translation is MRARIAVAARFSPANVPADCIRCAIRCWPPVANPAQFRNANGAGPPASTRRSYPITRVFNTCLLPAAEGSLGARNTFNFRHEILGLSVRQTCAAHAGIPIRWAPALRHCAWVVALTLMLTVLVGCDPDAAESPAFRIGVMESLTGAGETYGTVAIQSKTLAVEDINAAGGIDGRPLELVVEDSKCNAQDAINAYNKLTDVEGVQIILGTSCSGAMLGVAPLAERDGVILFSGLASNPDIANAGDYIFRTQISDIEVGHSTGDILWSDGIRRLAMISEETDYAAGIRRVTAERFEQHGGSIVAAERFAPDTTDFRTQLTKLFDAGPDALHVSPQSEFAGGTIIKQARELGFAGPIYAETVSVGATALEIAGDAATGVKAITAAPDPENETAQDLLARFRERYEYITLPWHLGSAYDTVNIAAECLRRTGDDQDADGFRDCLYEITWSGAIGDGYSFDSDGEVVGLSRSVVEVLPPRERTAENYGYRVLGNAAELAAT
- a CDS encoding DUF1800 domain-containing protein, with protein sequence MRRAGFGATRSELAELADRGYEAVVEDLVNPERFPDIEDDVLKRYYPNLRSWESISTFGGAWMYRMINTRRPLQEKMALFWHHVFATGWHKNEFVPAMVEQINTFRDNGLGRFDQILLDLSRDPAMIDWLDNQENHNGAINENYGRELLELFSMGVGNYTETDIKEASRAFTGWTFEQPIPLYPYGHYPTRFVYRADDHDDGEKTFLGHTGRFNGQDIIAIIVRQPATARFICRHLYNFFVADEPQVPAWQTVPPQDPEAMAMLTDAFEVSGGDIRSVMRVLLNSDFFKQARQRKVKSPIEYVVGTARLAGDQRFPEPGLLDLVDAAAVMGQWVLNPPTVEGWHTGKEWIDGGTLSERVNFAADLMSDASRPGVREVVQGVCNHGSDPGSVSAQEFVDRCLDGVGALEVSDDTRAALLRHAESGGGLDTGKGNGESTEKVAAMLRLIVSSMEYQFA
- a CDS encoding sodium/proline symporter encodes the protein MATQWIIAPFGAYFLLLIGIAVLRARRMRNMSDYVLGARRLGSFTTALSAGSSTTSAWTMLSLPALAYVGGAVAWWIPASAVIGIWLSWSLLAKRLRRYTVEARDALTIPEFFETRFDDRSGALRTLASLVTILFVVFYISSGLVGGSKLLETIFGIEPIAGVVLTLAAVGSYTLIGGYLAVSRTDVFQALLMLASLLLIAVTLALNLSPAIGAEGRTGFWNPFSDVDGEILTPLFFLSTAGWALGAFGAQRILQRFMALESRARVEGSRNISIVWLIAVYGLALAVGLMAHSALADAGLLDQLGDSERVYLVVSEYFFHPAVAGLLLTAVIAAVMSTADSQLLLASAVATGDLPGIREYAARIQEKSRVWLGRALLVVIGCVGAAIPILHPESIFEFVSYAWGGMGAAFGPVTILALYWRRFNRWGAIISILSGTLVASIWALQSGGPGGIWDVQPATPGFIVAMLAGVVACLLTAPPSDRVLNLFDRATGATT
- a CDS encoding mandelate racemase — protein: MNQGPKITAVEITSFEFHLNQMGRDHNGFNLVFEPGGKLRQEGSILQIHTDQGVSGEFPIGAGPAESQVRMCANYLIGKDATAREQIYNDLKRGLRHFDKLAVGVIDICLWDIAGKLYGEPLYRLLGGSRRPLPAYASTLHGDENGGLSDPQQFAEFAVQCREMGYPAFKIHGWGLAARHIKREIDNILAVRAAVGPDLELMLDPACEIDTFGQALAVGRACDEADFFWYEDPFKDGGVSAFAHRKLRQLLSTPILQTEHVRLLEQHVDFILAEGTDYVRAGAHEDGGITGALKIAHAAEGFGLDVEFHGPGPVHRHLMSAIRNTNYYELGLVHPRVPTTRASVYLDYNDDLDGIDSDGNVYAPQEPGIGVQIDWDWIGAHRTGHWRID